A single region of the Ctenopharyngodon idella isolate HZGC_01 chromosome 21, HZGC01, whole genome shotgun sequence genome encodes:
- the slc47a1 gene encoding multidrug and toxin extrusion protein 1, with amino-acid sequence MDKAGMPEACGPLVSNEQITEETAPSSKLFRCSCVRRWVPLAYREELYHVLRLTGPLLISRILNFLLPFVITIFCGHLGNAELAGYALASATINVTTTATGCGLALACDTLVSQTFGSKNLKRVGEILQRSILILLLFCLPCWAMLINAESILLTLKQEPEVARIAQLYVMAFLPAVPAMFLHQLQVSYLQNQGIILPQMYTAVAANILNVATNYVLLHSMKLGVMGSAAANSFSQISICLLLFAYIRWKKLHVKTWGGWSSASLQEWGSYMKLAIPSTLMLCFEWWVYEIGGFLAGMLGEVDLAAQHVLLEVGTITYMFPLGVHAAACVRVGNALGAGDTNRALITSKVTLMISGVLAILQGIVIGSSKSVVGYIFTTDESIVKIVSENLTLFIFLQFFDALVCVCSGILLGAGKQKIAALSNLICYYCIGLPVGISLMFLAELRILGLWLGLLICVIIQTCFFTTLIFKLNWKKVTEQALKRAGKHAIVCVRKASLIGQSVLNTLVSEGQDDAEQKPDGGASASIPEPWDDITGNKAQLTSNSSEVAGYVQVCTQELGKLVMESESGKAQPKVLLSTNQLVLRRGLTLLTTLLILIAGIAVHVACPLPENFIPHQSNLTMDSKIFYTTNTFLNTTASSL; translated from the exons ATGGATAAGGCTGGGATGCCTGAGGCTTGTGGCCCCCTGGTAAGCAATGAACAAATCACCGAGGAAACAGCACCTAGTTCTAAACTGTTCCGCTGCAGCTGTGTGCGTCGCTGGGTTCCACTGGCCTACAGAGAGGAGCTCTACCATGTCCTGCGCCTAACTGGGCCCCTG CTCATCTCCAGGATCTTAAACTTTTTGCTGCCATTCGTCATCACAATATTCTGTGGTCACCTAGGAAATGCTGAATTGGCTGGATATGCCCTGGCCTCTGCG ACTATTAATGTGACGACAACTGCTACTGGATGCGGTCTGGCCCTCGCATGTGACACACTCGTCTCTCAG ACATTTGGCAGTAAGAACCTTAAGCGTGTGGGGGAAATTCTCCAGAGAAGCATACTCATCCTTTTACTCTTCTGCCTGCCATGCTGGGCCATGCTCATCAACGCTGAATCAATACTCCTCACCCTGAAGCAAGAGCCAGAGGTGGCCAG GATTGCACAGCTGTATGTTATGGCTTTCCTCCCTGCTGTCCCT GCCATGTTTCTGCACCAACTGCAGGTGTCTTATCTGCAAAACCAG GGCATCATCCTGCCCCAGATGTACACAGCAGTTGCTgccaacattttaaatgtagcaACAAACTACGTCCTACTTCACTCAATGAAGCTGGGAGTGAT GGGCTCTGCTGCAGCCAACAGTTTCTCACAGATCTCCATCTGCCTCCTGCTGTTTGCTTACATACGCTGGAAAAAGCTGCATGTGAAGACATGGGGTG GCTGGTCTAGTGCATCACTGCAGGAGTGGGGATCCTACATGAAACTGGCCATTCCCAGCACTCTTATGCTCTGTTTTGAGTGGTGGGTCTATGAGATCGGAGGTTTCCTTGCAG GAATGCTGGGGGAGGTGgatcttgctgctcaacatGTGCTGCTGGAGGTGGGGACCATTACTTACATG TTTCCATTAGGTGTGCATGCAGCCGCTTGTGTGCGTGTGGGAAATGCACTGGGAGCTGGAGACACTAACAGGGCCCTAATCACCAGTAAAGTGACTCTCATGATCTCAG GAGTTTTGGCTATTTTACAGGGAATCGTGATAGGTTCTTCAAAGTCAGTAGTGGGCTACATCTTTACCACTGATGA GAGTATAGTGAAGATTGTCTCAGAAAATCTCACCCTGTTCATCTTCCTGCAGTTTTTTGATGCTCTTGTG tgtgtgtgttcagggaTTCTTCTGGGTGCTGGGAAGCAGAAGATAGCAGCACTGTCCAACTTGATCTGTTACTACTGCATTGGATTACCAGTGGGAATATCTCTGATGTTTTTGGCTGAGCTCAGGATACTtg GTCTGTGGCTTGGCCTCTTGATATGTGTCATTATTCAAACCTGTTTCTTTACCACTCTCATCTTCAAGCTCAACTGGAAGAAAGTGACAGAGCAG GCCCTGAAACGTGCAGGCAAACATGCAATAGTGTGCGTCCGAAAGGCGTCATTGATAGGACAGTCAGTCCTCAATACACTAGTTTCTGAAGGGCAGGATGACGCAGAGCAAAAGCCTGATGGTGGAGCTTCAGCAAGTATCCCTGAACCTTGGGATGACATAACTGGAAACAAA GCTCAGCTAACAAGTAATAGCTCTGAAGTGGCCGGCTATGTACAAGTTTGTACCCAGGAGCTAGGTAAACTAGTAATGGAGAGCGAATCTGGAAAAGCCCAACCTAAAGTCTTGCTCTCTACGAACCAGCTTGTGCTTAGACGGGGACTTACACTGTTAACCACCCTCCTGATCCTGATAGCTGGAATCGCTGTGCATGTAGCTTGTCCTCTTCCAGAAAATTTTATTCCACATCAGAGCAACCTAACAATGGATTCAAAGATTTTTTACACAACTAACACTTTCCTCAACACCACAGCAAGCTCACTCTAA